A genomic region of Arachis stenosperma cultivar V10309 chromosome 9, arast.V10309.gnm1.PFL2, whole genome shotgun sequence contains the following coding sequences:
- the LOC130951293 gene encoding uncharacterized protein LOC130951293 has product MARGAMENSSSASADKIEEEVAAVVEEAKEISDAVSSHISRNLSDEQPLRQRVLALDSKIHSLRSSLYSLLSHKHLNPNLADKLDEDLQRARCILVDGDASSLLPGHAQGRFLRMFLGPINVRASRKDVQLKVKEEYNSYRDRTALLFLLFPAMLLVLRSWIWDGCLPAFPVQVYQAWLLFLYTGLALRENILRVNGSDIRPWWIYHHYIAMLMALVSLTWEIKGQPDCAKTQRGVQLFLQWAMMQGVAMLLQNRYQRQRLYTRIALGKAKRMDVVWGETAGVDGQLWLLCPILFILQGFEAYVGLLLLQTAFVGVISEWQVIFCGILLVLMAIGNFTNTVQILMTKSRFKAKMRRSKSKQALN; this is encoded by the exons ATGGCAAGAGGAGCCATGGAAAACTCTTCTTCAGCTTCTGCGGACAAGATTGAAGAAGAGGTTGCCGCCGTCGTTGAAGAAGCCAAGGAGATATCCGACGCCGTTTCGTCTCACATCTCACGGAATCTTAGCGACGAGCAGCCCCTTCGCCAGCGCGTCCTCGCCCTCGACTCCAAAATCCATTCCCTTCGTTCCTCTCTCTATTCCCTTCTCTCCcacaagcatctcaatcccaaCCTCGCCGACAAG CTCGATGAAGATTTGCAGCGAGCCAGGTGCATCCTCGTTGATGGTGACGCCTCTTCGCTCCTTCCTGGCCATGCTCAAG GACGCTTTTTGAGGATGTTTTTGGGTCCTATCAATGTTCGTGCTTCTAGGAAGGATGTGCAGCTCAAGGTCAAAGAGGAATACAACAGTTACAGA GATAGAACTGCATTGCTATTCCTGCTTTTTCCTGCAATGCTTCTTGTTTTAAGATCTTGGATCTGGGATGGATGCTTGCCAGCTTTCCCGGTTCAGGTTTATCAG GCCTGGCTGCTATTCCTGTACACTGGCTTGGCATTACGAGAAAACATTTTGAGGGTTAATGGAAGTGATATTCGTCCATG GTGGATATATCATCATTATATTGCTATGCTAATGGCTCTCGTGAGTCTCACTTGGGAAATTAAAGGACAACCAGATTGTGCAAAAACACAG AGAGGTGTGCAACTTTTCCTACAGTGGGCTATGATGCAGGGAGTTGCAATGCTTCTACAAAACAGATATCAGCGTCAGAGACTTTATACTCGAATTGCATTAGGAAAG GCTAAGAGGATGGATGTTGTTTGGGGAGAAACAGCTGGTGTGGATGGCCAACTGTGGCTGTTGTGTCCTATACTTTTCATATTGCAG GGATTTGAGGCATATGTTGGACTATTGTTGCTCCAGACTGCATTTGTTGGGGTTATTTCCGAGTGGCAG GTAATATTTTGTGGTATCCTGTTGGTCTTGATGGCCATTGGGAACTTTACAAATACGGTACAGATTCTTATGACAAAATCAAGATTTAAGGCAAAGATGAGAAGAAGCAAGAGCAAGCAGGCATTGAATTAG